Proteins encoded within one genomic window of Bacillus sp. 1NLA3E:
- a CDS encoding nitrous oxide reductase accessory protein NosL: MKKRMLFLMMLVLVFSIALVGCNTEKAEKDKKADPKVEEKTVKAKAIDEKVDKCANCEMAVADNTDATEIILKDGKTLVFDDIGCMVNKWIRTNGEKDIDAAFVRSHHDKEWLDYNKAVYVFDAKITTAMGYGVIAFKDKAAAQSFIDKNGMGTIMTKAELDKHTWPQDKNNMTMKMHKDSTDTNMNMDGSMSK; this comes from the coding sequence ATGAAAAAAAGAATGCTGTTTTTGATGATGTTGGTTTTGGTGTTTTCGATTGCGCTTGTAGGCTGTAACACAGAAAAGGCGGAAAAAGACAAGAAAGCAGATCCAAAAGTGGAAGAAAAGACGGTTAAGGCAAAAGCCATTGATGAAAAAGTGGACAAATGTGCTAATTGTGAAATGGCTGTCGCTGATAATACTGATGCAACTGAGATTATCTTAAAGGATGGAAAAACACTTGTATTTGATGACATCGGCTGTATGGTCAATAAATGGATTAGAACAAATGGTGAGAAAGATATAGATGCAGCATTTGTTCGCAGTCATCATGATAAAGAATGGCTAGATTATAACAAAGCAGTCTATGTATTTGATGCAAAGATTACCACTGCAATGGGATATGGAGTAATCGCTTTTAAAGATAAGGCTGCTGCACAAAGTTTTATTGATAAAAATGGAATGGGCACAATCATGACAAAGGCTGAACTAGATAAGCATACTTGGCCACAAGATAAGAATAATATGACAATGAAAATGCATAAAGACAGCACGGATACAAACATGAATATGGATGGAAGCATGAGTAAATAA
- a CDS encoding ABC transporter ATP-binding protein — MSQPILEIKNITKTFQKEEVLSPFSLQLDEGQICVLVGGNGAGKSTIIKMIGGIFQPTGGEISVCGLGVQDRKNYPNKIGYMPDDFQFPNGLTVKEWLSFHAKLCRVPKQQTEKALQLVGLSKKQNETVAHLSKGMRQRLLFAQAYIRNASLLLLDEPTNGLDPYWVSTFADILLQLRSEKRTILLSTHQLDVAATIADIIIFLHQGKIYHEIEVTDVDRDQLHTRLFQINKEIYGFK, encoded by the coding sequence ATGAGCCAACCTATTTTAGAGATAAAAAATATAACGAAGACATTTCAAAAAGAAGAAGTCCTTTCCCCCTTCTCACTACAACTGGATGAAGGACAAATTTGCGTACTAGTAGGCGGGAATGGTGCTGGAAAAAGTACGATTATTAAAATGATCGGTGGTATTTTCCAACCTACTGGTGGAGAGATATCGGTTTGTGGGTTGGGTGTTCAGGATCGGAAAAACTATCCGAATAAAATTGGCTATATGCCCGATGACTTTCAATTTCCAAATGGATTGACCGTTAAGGAGTGGTTATCCTTTCACGCTAAGCTTTGCCGTGTACCAAAGCAGCAAACGGAAAAGGCGTTACAGTTGGTTGGCTTAAGCAAGAAACAAAATGAAACGGTTGCACATCTATCAAAAGGGATGAGGCAACGATTGCTGTTTGCTCAAGCTTATATAAGGAATGCCAGTCTCCTTTTGCTCGATGAACCAACAAATGGGTTGGATCCATATTGGGTATCGACCTTTGCTGATATTCTGTTACAATTACGCTCGGAAAAAAGAACGATTTTATTATCCACCCACCAATTGGATGTCGCAGCCACAATAGCAGATATCATCATCTTCTTACATCAAGGCAAAATCTATCATGAAATTGAAGTTACTGATGTAGACAGAGATCAATTACATACAAGACTTTTCCAAATAAACAAGGAAATATATGGGTTTAAATAA
- a CDS encoding response regulator produces the protein MIDTKMTKVLIVDDHAHAREAIREQLSGYSDFTIIGEAKSGEEAIFLSDQILPDLILMDINMPDLDGLKTTKLIKEKHPNIKIVILTVSEDSTHLFEALKQGAQGFLIKKVNPGDWYPYLKSVVSENIPVSYELVNEVLQTISSHPKKPISPKTNPLSQREMEILKLVAKGHTNKEISNMIFISEYTVKNHLKNITKKLDIKNRVQLTRYAIENGWVEQ, from the coding sequence ATGATCGATACTAAAATGACCAAGGTTCTTATCGTTGATGATCATGCCCATGCCAGGGAAGCGATTAGAGAACAACTTAGTGGTTATTCGGATTTCACCATTATTGGCGAGGCAAAAAGCGGGGAAGAGGCTATTTTTTTATCAGATCAGATTCTGCCTGATCTGATTTTAATGGACATTAATATGCCTGATTTAGACGGTTTAAAAACGACTAAATTGATAAAAGAAAAACATCCAAATATTAAAATCGTTATTTTAACTGTTTCTGAAGACAGCACCCATCTCTTTGAGGCCTTAAAACAAGGAGCGCAAGGTTTTTTAATCAAAAAAGTCAATCCCGGTGATTGGTATCCATACCTAAAATCTGTGGTTTCTGAAAATATCCCTGTATCTTACGAATTGGTCAATGAGGTACTACAAACCATATCAAGCCACCCAAAGAAGCCAATAAGTCCAAAGACAAATCCACTATCGCAAAGAGAAATGGAAATCTTAAAATTAGTAGCTAAGGGCCATACGAATAAAGAAATTTCAAATATGATTTTTATTTCAGAGTATACCGTGAAAAACCATCTGAAAAATATTACCAAAAAATTAGATATTAAAAATAGGGTTCAACTGACCAGATACGCAATTGAAAATGGTTGGGTGGAACAATAG
- a CDS encoding ABC transporter permease — MDSYVFFRQEWKMSLRQKSFYLFGGLFLLIMIFIFLIQMNIGGLSSYTNVTATAFNVLLYSLPLIVMLLGAFSITEEQEAGRFALLLTYSFKMKSYIIGKYFGQFLTHFIIITFSFGVFSILSMLFNATGSVKGILLIYLFSILVTAAFLAIGILIGVLSSTRWQSMMIAIALWFILIMIWPMLLIGGLSFLYYTMVKPILLVFTILNPAELLRVFFVIQFEGGSIFGQQYYQIIDFLTGPATLIYLFLYILIYVFGMLTISTFLIGRKVRK, encoded by the coding sequence TTGGATTCCTACGTTTTTTTTCGCCAGGAATGGAAAATGTCATTAAGGCAAAAGTCGTTCTACTTGTTTGGTGGATTGTTCCTATTAATCATGATTTTTATCTTTCTTATCCAAATGAATATTGGAGGTTTAAGCAGTTATACAAACGTTACGGCAACTGCCTTTAACGTGCTTTTATATTCCCTGCCACTCATTGTCATGTTATTAGGAGCCTTTTCGATTACCGAGGAGCAAGAAGCTGGACGATTTGCCCTTTTATTGACTTATTCATTCAAAATGAAGTCCTATATTATTGGAAAGTATTTTGGTCAGTTCCTAACCCACTTTATTATCATTACCTTTAGCTTTGGTGTTTTTAGTATTTTGAGTATGCTATTTAACGCTACAGGTTCAGTTAAAGGCATCCTATTAATCTATCTATTCTCAATTTTAGTTACCGCAGCATTTTTAGCAATTGGAATACTCATTGGGGTACTATCCTCTACACGCTGGCAGTCGATGATGATTGCTATCGCTTTATGGTTCATATTGATTATGATTTGGCCAATGCTACTGATTGGTGGATTAAGTTTTCTTTACTATACAATGGTAAAACCAATTTTATTGGTATTTACAATTCTGAATCCGGCAGAATTATTAAGAGTTTTTTTTGTCATTCAATTTGAGGGCGGATCCATTTTCGGACAGCAATATTATCAAATTATTGATTTTTTAACAGGACCAGCAACCCTGATTTATTTGTTTCTTTACATACTCATTTATGTTTTTGGTATGTTAACGATATCAACTTTTCTAATAGGAAGGAAAGTTAGAAAATGA
- a CDS encoding ABC transporter substrate-binding protein, which yields MKKKFAKVLMASTLVAGILAGCSGAKESSSGSDKNSIKIGVNLELSGGVASYGESLEKGIDIAVDEINKSGGIDGKKLDVIKVDNKSDAAEATSAAIKLTSQDKVTAIIGAATSGDTVAQAQIANDTKTVLLTPSGTSPNVTVGDNGKVNEFVFRTSFIDPFQGTVAANFATKELKIKKAAIFADSASDYAKGLADSFKKTFESKGGKVVAEEAYVGKDTDFRSTLTRIKAKNPEFIFIPGYYEEVGLIIKQARELGITVPFMGADGWDSPKLVELAGADALNNTFITNHYSSEDPDKAIQKFVTTFKGKNDGTSPNAFNALGYDTIYLLKDAIERAGSTDSSKIKDALAKTKDLSLVTGIVTIDKDHNPIKSATVLEYKDGKQVFNTKVNP from the coding sequence ATGAAGAAAAAATTCGCAAAGGTTTTAATGGCTTCGACATTAGTAGCTGGAATACTAGCAGGTTGTTCAGGAGCAAAGGAAAGTTCGAGTGGAAGTGATAAGAACTCGATTAAAATAGGTGTGAACTTAGAACTCTCTGGTGGTGTGGCCTCATATGGAGAGTCGCTTGAGAAAGGAATAGACATTGCGGTTGACGAGATTAATAAAAGTGGTGGAATAGATGGTAAAAAGCTAGATGTAATTAAAGTTGATAATAAGTCTGATGCGGCAGAGGCAACAAGTGCTGCGATTAAGTTAACTAGTCAAGATAAGGTAACAGCCATAATTGGTGCGGCAACAAGCGGTGATACAGTGGCACAGGCACAAATTGCTAATGATACAAAAACAGTTCTATTAACTCCTTCAGGTACAAGTCCCAACGTAACAGTAGGAGATAATGGAAAAGTGAATGAATTTGTTTTCCGTACTTCATTTATTGATCCATTCCAAGGAACTGTTGCTGCAAATTTTGCCACTAAAGAACTAAAAATCAAGAAGGCTGCAATTTTTGCAGATAGTGCAAGTGATTATGCCAAAGGTCTTGCAGATTCTTTTAAGAAAACTTTTGAATCAAAGGGTGGAAAAGTTGTTGCAGAAGAGGCTTATGTCGGGAAAGATACTGACTTCCGTTCAACTTTAACAAGGATTAAAGCGAAAAACCCAGAATTCATTTTTATTCCAGGCTATTATGAAGAAGTTGGCTTAATTATTAAGCAAGCTCGTGAGTTAGGAATCACGGTTCCATTTATGGGGGCGGATGGTTGGGATTCACCAAAGTTAGTTGAATTAGCTGGAGCTGACGCTTTAAACAACACCTTCATTACCAACCATTATTCATCTGAAGATCCTGATAAGGCGATTCAAAAATTTGTTACAACATTTAAGGGCAAGAACGACGGAACCTCTCCTAATGCATTCAATGCACTTGGTTATGACACTATCTATCTATTAAAAGATGCAATTGAGCGCGCTGGTAGTACCGATTCAAGCAAAATCAAGGATGCTTTAGCGAAAACGAAAGATTTGTCCCTTGTTACGGGTATTGTTACAATCGACAAAGATCATAACCCAATTAAATCAGCGACTGTTTTAGAATACAAAGATGGAAAGCAAGTGTTTAATACAAAGGTTAATCCGTAA
- a CDS encoding D-alanyl-D-alanine carboxypeptidase family protein encodes MKMFKWATLVMTLVMLAGGGLYFSKLSNQHDLEKPIRQQQVDSDQDITTNGQKPEKKQVSEPLPNLGLQAKSVILLDAKNGDILYDKNIDQSMPTASMSKLMTEFLVLESIHNNKITWEKSVSISDYAFAIGNNPGFASVHLNNAQPYTVRELFNAMAIHSANDAAIALAEAVAGSEKDFVGKMNETAKQLGLENTHFVNSTGLNNLDLGNFYSTGSPNDTNIMSAKDVALLAQQLIAQFPEILDVVAKPKLKFGQHTYTNSNWMLPAINKQNAGFEGVDGLKTGYTDEAGYCFVGTVKKNDRRLISVVMGASSKISRYSETARLYETAFKQIAIK; translated from the coding sequence ATGAAGATGTTTAAATGGGCTACTCTAGTCATGACACTTGTTATGCTTGCTGGCGGTGGTCTTTATTTTTCAAAATTATCCAATCAGCATGATCTCGAAAAACCAATTAGACAACAACAAGTGGATAGTGATCAGGATATCACGACTAATGGGCAAAAGCCGGAGAAAAAGCAAGTTAGTGAACCTTTGCCTAATTTGGGGCTTCAAGCGAAATCAGTCATATTACTAGATGCTAAAAATGGTGACATTCTTTACGATAAAAACATTGATCAATCTATGCCAACAGCAAGTATGTCCAAGCTGATGACCGAGTTTTTGGTATTGGAATCTATTCATAATAATAAAATCACCTGGGAAAAATCGGTATCGATTAGCGACTATGCGTTTGCTATTGGCAATAACCCCGGGTTTGCCTCCGTTCATTTAAATAACGCTCAACCATATACCGTTCGTGAATTATTTAATGCGATGGCGATTCATTCGGCGAATGACGCGGCAATTGCCTTGGCTGAGGCCGTTGCGGGGAGCGAAAAGGACTTTGTAGGTAAAATGAATGAAACGGCAAAACAGTTAGGCTTAGAAAACACCCATTTTGTTAACAGTACTGGCTTAAATAATCTTGATTTAGGTAACTTTTACTCAACTGGCTCACCAAATGATACAAATATCATGTCGGCAAAGGATGTAGCCTTGCTCGCACAGCAGTTGATCGCTCAATTTCCCGAAATTCTTGATGTTGTCGCTAAACCAAAATTGAAATTTGGACAACATACGTACACCAATTCGAATTGGATGTTACCTGCGATTAATAAACAAAATGCTGGCTTTGAAGGGGTCGATGGGCTTAAGACAGGCTACACAGATGAAGCCGGTTATTGCTTCGTTGGAACCGTTAAGAAAAATGATAGGAGGCTTATTTCTGTGGTCATGGGTGCTTCTTCAAAAATAAGCCGATACTCAGAAACAGCACGACTTTACGAAACAGCTTTTAAACAAATCGCTATAAAATAA
- the rluF gene encoding 23S rRNA pseudouridine(2604) synthase RluF, whose amino-acid sequence MINLRLNKFISESGKASRRGADKLISEGRVTINGKVAKVGSQVEPGDDVRVSGDQIRMASNYVYIALNKPVGITSTTEKNVKGNIIDLVNHPLRIYNIGRLDKDSDGLILLTNDGDIVNEILRAENKHEKEYIVTVDKPITPEFLKKMSEGVKILDTKTLPCEVIQLSKYVFQITLTQGLNRQIRRMCEALGYDVYRLQRTRIMNIHLGNLPVGQWRDLTKKERNQLFRDLDYEPKEW is encoded by the coding sequence GTGATTAACCTGCGCTTAAATAAATTCATTAGCGAGTCTGGAAAAGCATCTAGGCGCGGTGCAGATAAATTAATAAGTGAGGGCCGAGTAACAATAAACGGTAAGGTGGCCAAAGTCGGCAGCCAAGTCGAGCCTGGGGATGATGTCAGAGTCAGTGGAGATCAGATCCGGATGGCCAGTAATTATGTTTATATCGCCTTAAATAAACCGGTTGGCATTACCAGTACCACTGAAAAAAATGTTAAGGGCAATATTATTGATTTAGTGAATCATCCACTTAGAATTTATAATATTGGACGCCTTGATAAAGATTCGGATGGCTTAATTTTGCTTACGAACGATGGAGATATTGTAAATGAAATTTTACGTGCCGAAAATAAGCACGAAAAAGAGTATATTGTTACAGTGGACAAACCAATCACTCCAGAGTTTTTAAAGAAAATGTCCGAAGGGGTAAAAATTTTAGATACAAAAACGCTTCCTTGTGAAGTAATCCAACTATCAAAATATGTTTTCCAAATCACATTAACTCAAGGTTTAAATCGCCAAATTCGTCGGATGTGTGAAGCGCTAGGATACGACGTTTATCGTCTGCAGCGAACCAGAATTATGAACATTCATTTGGGGAATCTTCCTGTTGGACAATGGCGCGATTTAACAAAGAAAGAGCGCAACCAATTATTTAGAGATCTGGACTACGAACCAAAGGAATGGTAA
- a CDS encoding sensor histidine kinase: MSYKIIKWSILLSPAMMVGLWEYIRHQFLLSYISMDTGNWLSPLIVVFFTLLFSTPLFRRLEKMQEELNQERAYKATMEERQNISQDLHDGISQSLFLLSVKVNKLEKNLSGSHLNEIQKIKQTLKHIYEDIRYSIQNLRTPPQEYDQIYLYQSLKMLLKEIKEETDIKVHLDWDFPERTLTYKEKLEMISIIKEALMNVRKHAQCSNLYITAKEQGVKLACCIKDDGIGYAPQYDAGEHHGIKIMNERAKAIGWLLNIEKSNSGTLLSIIKEG, translated from the coding sequence ATGTCCTATAAAATCATTAAATGGTCAATTCTACTATCCCCCGCAATGATGGTGGGTCTTTGGGAATACATCCGACATCAGTTTCTGCTTTCCTACATTTCGATGGATACAGGGAACTGGCTGTCTCCACTTATAGTCGTCTTTTTTACGTTACTATTTTCGACACCCTTGTTTAGAAGACTGGAAAAAATGCAAGAAGAATTAAATCAAGAACGAGCCTATAAAGCAACCATGGAGGAACGTCAAAATATTTCCCAGGACTTACACGATGGTATTTCCCAATCACTTTTCTTATTATCAGTTAAAGTTAATAAATTAGAAAAAAACTTATCTGGTAGTCACTTAAACGAAATCCAAAAGATTAAGCAAACCCTAAAACACATTTATGAAGATATCAGATATTCGATTCAAAATTTACGGACTCCACCACAGGAGTATGATCAAATTTATCTTTACCAATCCTTGAAAATGCTCTTGAAAGAAATAAAGGAAGAAACTGATATTAAGGTCCATCTAGACTGGGACTTCCCGGAAAGAACCCTGACTTACAAGGAAAAGCTTGAGATGATTTCAATCATTAAAGAAGCATTAATGAATGTCCGAAAGCATGCACAGTGCTCCAATCTTTATATCACGGCAAAAGAGCAAGGTGTAAAATTAGCTTGTTGTATTAAAGATGATGGGATTGGCTATGCACCACAATACGATGCTGGTGAACATCACGGAATAAAAATTATGAATGAACGGGCAAAAGCAATTGGTTGGCTCCTTAATATTGAAAAAAGTAATTCGGGAACATTGCTTTCTATCATAAAGGAGGGGTAA
- a CDS encoding right-handed parallel beta-helix repeat-containing protein yields MLPKRRIIWFFLFVFLLSGNSTVQAKMSVQDLIDQAKDGGTVEIPSGTYKESININKPVTVIGAENVTIISDGKTPAIKIKNKGASVKNIRIENKSAETAIFISGSNHLINNVTIKTAGYGIQLNEANKIEIDGVKISGTTDEKHGQQNGIDLFRSKDNLIKNNSITTVKDGIYVDTSTGNTITGNKVSYSRYGLHFMFTQGNTVKGNTFSQNLTGSMIMGSHNEVYSENYLLKNRQNVNSQGLYLYDVQDTMIQNNYIRDNRIGIMIDNSFTNSILHNDVQGNAIGIIFKQSTKNRITRNDFQINVITILTYGGDSKNNKLYENYWDSQMGLDGNGDGFSDLAVVADPYFMRIMDKNSAYQLLFQSPGMVIMEKLFKGNEGSLVKDQSPAMIPNIQEDRQIDFNRGIMLISILFILSSFIIYFWGRKKL; encoded by the coding sequence ATGCTACCAAAACGGCGGATCATATGGTTCTTTCTATTCGTGTTCCTTCTTAGTGGAAATAGCACAGTCCAGGCAAAAATGAGTGTTCAGGATTTAATTGATCAGGCTAAAGATGGTGGAACAGTAGAAATACCTAGTGGTACATATAAGGAGTCCATCAACATTAATAAACCGGTAACAGTCATTGGTGCTGAAAATGTGACCATCATTTCGGATGGTAAGACTCCTGCTATCAAGATTAAAAACAAAGGAGCTTCAGTAAAAAATATTAGAATTGAAAACAAAAGTGCAGAAACCGCCATATTCATTTCAGGATCTAATCACTTAATCAATAACGTAACGATAAAAACTGCTGGGTACGGGATTCAATTAAATGAGGCAAACAAGATTGAAATAGATGGCGTAAAAATTAGCGGTACAACTGATGAAAAGCATGGTCAACAAAATGGAATTGATCTTTTTCGTTCAAAGGACAATTTAATCAAAAATAATTCCATAACAACAGTCAAAGATGGTATTTATGTTGATACCAGTACAGGTAATACGATTACTGGTAATAAGGTATCTTATTCTCGCTATGGTCTCCATTTTATGTTTACGCAAGGAAATACAGTAAAAGGTAATACATTTTCCCAAAATCTTACTGGTAGTATGATTATGGGCTCACATAATGAAGTATATTCAGAAAACTACTTATTGAAAAATAGACAAAATGTAAACTCACAGGGGCTTTATTTATATGATGTCCAAGATACAATGATTCAAAATAATTATATTCGTGATAACCGCATTGGTATCATGATTGATAATAGCTTTACAAATTCAATTCTGCATAATGATGTTCAAGGAAATGCCATTGGCATCATTTTTAAACAGTCAACTAAAAATAGAATAACCCGAAATGATTTCCAAATTAATGTCATAACGATTCTTACTTATGGGGGAGATTCCAAGAATAATAAACTATATGAAAATTATTGGGATAGCCAAATGGGTCTAGATGGAAACGGGGATGGTTTCAGTGATTTAGCGGTTGTTGCCGATCCATATTTTATGCGGATTATGGATAAAAATTCAGCCTATCAATTGCTTTTTCAATCACCAGGAATGGTGATAATGGAAAAATTATTTAAGGGTAATGAGGGAAGTTTGGTGAAGGATCAGTCTCCTGCTATGATTCCGAATATTCAGGAAGATAGGCAAATCGACTTTAATAGGGGTATTATGTTGATTTCTATATTATTCATACTATCAAGCTTTATTATTTATTTTTGGGGGAGGAAGAAATTGTAA
- the pepT gene encoding peptidase T, translating to MKNEMIERFTTYVKVDTQSNESNETCPSTPGQLTLAHMLVEELTTIGMEEVTIDDNGYVMATLPSNTEKKVPTIGFLSHVDTATDFSGANVNPKIVENYDGKQITLNEKAQIVLSPRDFPELANYIGHTLITTDGTTLLGADDKAGVAEIMTAMAYIVQHPEIKHGKVRVAFTPDEEIGRGPHKFDVDAFNATYAYTVDGGPLGELEYESFNAASAKITINGTNIHPGSAKGKMVNSTKIAMELNNKLPEAEAPENTEGYEGFYHLLSFHGDVEQTKLNYIIRDFDKQQFEKRKAFFANIVKDLKAKYGEENILLELKDQYYNMKEKIEPVKEIVDIAHQAMVNLDIKPIVKPIRGGTDGSQLSYMGLPTPNIFAGGENFHGKYEYVSVENMVKATHVIIEIVKLFEERA from the coding sequence TTGAAAAATGAAATGATTGAAAGGTTTACTACTTATGTTAAAGTGGATACCCAGTCCAATGAAAGCAACGAAACATGCCCTTCGACACCTGGACAATTGACGCTTGCCCATATGCTTGTCGAAGAACTGACGACGATTGGGATGGAGGAAGTTACCATTGATGACAATGGCTATGTAATGGCCACACTTCCCTCTAATACTGAAAAAAAGGTCCCTACCATTGGATTCTTGTCTCATGTTGATACGGCAACTGATTTTAGTGGTGCAAATGTCAATCCGAAAATTGTTGAAAATTATGATGGCAAACAGATTACTTTAAACGAGAAGGCACAGATTGTCTTGTCACCACGGGATTTTCCCGAACTAGCTAATTACATAGGACATACATTGATCACGACAGATGGGACAACTCTGCTCGGAGCTGATGACAAAGCCGGAGTTGCTGAAATCATGACGGCAATGGCTTATATAGTCCAACATCCAGAAATCAAACATGGCAAAGTCCGAGTGGCCTTTACTCCTGACGAAGAGATTGGCCGAGGACCACATAAATTCGATGTGGATGCATTTAACGCAACCTATGCCTACACGGTAGATGGCGGACCACTTGGTGAACTTGAATACGAAAGCTTTAACGCTGCTTCTGCAAAAATCACCATTAATGGAACCAATATTCATCCTGGTTCTGCTAAAGGAAAGATGGTTAACTCCACTAAAATTGCTATGGAATTAAATAATAAGCTCCCAGAAGCAGAAGCACCTGAAAATACGGAAGGGTATGAAGGATTTTATCATTTACTCTCGTTCCATGGTGATGTCGAACAAACAAAGCTTAATTATATTATTAGAGATTTTGACAAACAACAATTCGAAAAGAGAAAAGCCTTCTTCGCGAATATCGTTAAAGATTTGAAGGCGAAGTACGGAGAGGAAAACATCCTTCTTGAATTGAAAGATCAATATTACAATATGAAGGAAAAAATTGAGCCAGTAAAAGAGATTGTCGATATTGCCCATCAAGCAATGGTAAACCTGGATATCAAACCGATTGTAAAACCAATTCGTGGTGGTACAGATGGTTCACAGCTTTCCTATATGGGACTGCCAACTCCAAATATTTTTGCTGGTGGCGAGAATTTCCACGGCAAATATGAATATGTTTCTGTTGAAAATATGGTCAAAGCAACCCATGTCATTATTGAAATCGTTAAGTTGTTTGAAGAAAGAGCTTAA
- a CDS encoding class I SAM-dependent rRNA methyltransferase, which produces MEQEIRLKVKSKYVNKYNGGYPLVMQEAITNLSDLKQEGTLFKLVDEKNKFLAKGYYGIQNKGYGWILSRNENEQIDQIFFQAKLKVAFKNRESLFRDPETTAFRVFNGEGDGVGGLTIDYFDGYYVINWYSIGIYQFRDYIIQSLEALVEFKAIYQKKRFDTKGKYIEEDDFVLGERGQFPIIVKENGVNFAVYLNESAMVGVFLDQREVRRTIRDQYANGKTVLNTFSYTGAFSVFAGLGGATKTTSVDLANRSRAKTVEQFSLNGIDAKTQDIIVEDVFNYFKYAVKKQLKFDMVILDPPSFARSKKYVFSAEKDYKNLLKEAIAITADNGIIVASTNCSSFGMNKFKGFIETAFKEIESKFSLLEEFSLPEDFRTIKEFPEGNYLKVVFIKKVN; this is translated from the coding sequence ATGGAACAGGAAATTCGTCTAAAAGTAAAGTCGAAATATGTAAATAAGTACAATGGTGGTTACCCGCTTGTTATGCAAGAGGCCATTACTAACCTGAGCGACTTAAAACAAGAGGGTACTCTGTTTAAACTAGTTGATGAAAAAAATAAATTTCTGGCAAAAGGTTATTATGGGATCCAAAACAAAGGCTATGGTTGGATCCTTAGTCGAAATGAAAATGAACAGATTGATCAAATCTTTTTTCAGGCTAAGCTAAAGGTAGCATTTAAAAATAGAGAGTCCTTATTTAGAGATCCTGAAACAACAGCCTTTAGAGTGTTTAACGGCGAAGGGGATGGAGTCGGTGGTTTAACCATAGATTACTTCGACGGTTATTATGTAATAAATTGGTATAGTATCGGTATTTACCAGTTTCGGGATTATATCATCCAGTCCTTGGAAGCATTAGTTGAATTCAAGGCCATCTATCAAAAGAAGCGGTTTGATACAAAAGGTAAATACATTGAGGAAGATGATTTTGTATTGGGTGAAAGAGGTCAATTTCCGATTATTGTGAAGGAAAATGGCGTCAACTTTGCTGTGTATTTAAATGAAAGTGCGATGGTAGGGGTATTTTTAGATCAAAGGGAAGTTAGGAGAACAATAAGAGATCAATACGCAAATGGCAAAACGGTGTTAAATACGTTCTCTTATACAGGCGCGTTTTCGGTATTTGCTGGATTAGGGGGGGCAACGAAAACTACAAGTGTCGACCTTGCCAACCGAAGCCGAGCTAAGACGGTTGAGCAGTTTAGTTTGAACGGAATTGATGCAAAAACCCAGGATATTATTGTGGAGGATGTCTTTAACTATTTTAAATATGCAGTCAAAAAACAGCTGAAATTTGATATGGTGATTCTCGATCCACCAAGCTTTGCTCGCTCCAAAAAATATGTTTTTAGTGCTGAAAAAGATTATAAAAATCTTTTGAAAGAAGCAATTGCCATTACAGCGGATAATGGAATCATTGTTGCTTCGACTAATTGTAGTAGTTTTGGAATGAACAAGTTCAAAGGCTTTATTGAAACAGCGTTTAAGGAAATAGAAAGTAAGTTTAGTCTATTAGAGGAATTTTCCCTTCCAGAAGATTTTCGAACGATTAAAGAGTTTCCAGAGGGTAACTATCTTAAAGTCGTGTTTATCAAAAAGGTAAATTAA